A single region of the Silene latifolia isolate original U9 population chromosome 8, ASM4854445v1, whole genome shotgun sequence genome encodes:
- the LOC141594150 gene encoding UPF0481 protein At3g47200-like: MLTKSVMEDQQPSEWVISMKEKLKKAQEYASDQPWEKWSIYRVPRRLRDAQDNKVYVPQTVSIGPFHHADEQVRSMDRQKWIALYRTLERTGHDLNMYLNAIKEVENYARACYQQDLVHLSSNEFIEMMVLDGCFILELFHCSPKVEKCHDLEAVIFNRTMIDDILMDMVMMENQIPLFILDRLLEMIYMNVGNPNGQHREQAAALALNLFNPEWITGTPISTTELEELKSSFRNKKCLHILDVFRQSLLHQEPQQNLMFPLKSRWQICDKLLPGRFKKWYQSNIHSKRKQTHRQVIHKVTELRESGIKFKKRSTNHFWDIKFNKGVIEIPSIWIQDGTMSILLNLAAFEHCHLNITDSVIASYAIFMECLIKSPEDVSYLHRHGIIQHLLGHDGEVVNMFKSVSKEMLTDAHSNRYAKLAEEVNAYCYQRRNKWRASLIHNYFNNPWAIISLVAAFILLMLTATQTIYAVYSFYSPTSGKNGKQL, encoded by the exons ATGCTCACAAAAAGTGTGATGGAAGATCAACAACCATCAGAATGGGTCATATCAATGAAAGAAAAACTGAAGAAAGCTCAGGAATACGCTTCAGATCAACCATGGGAGAAATGGAGCATATATCGAGTGCCTCGTCGCTTAAGAGATGCTCAAGATAACAAGGTTTATGTACCTCAGACGGTTTCCATCGGTCCTTTCCATCACGCAGATGAGCAAGTCCGGTCTATGGACCGCCAAAAGTGGATAGCCCTGTACCGGACCCTGGAACGCACGGGTCATGACTTAAACATGTACCTTAATGCCATCAAAGAAGTCGAAAACTATGCAAGAGCGTGTTATCAACAAGATCTTGTTCATCTTAGCAGTAACGAGTTCATCGAAATGATGGTACTTGATGGTTGTTTCATCCTCGAGTTATTCCATTGTTCCCCCAAGGTAGAAAAATGTCATGATTTGGAAGCTGTCATTTTTAATCGAACGATGATAGATGACATTTTGATGGACATGGTAATGATGGAAAATCAAATTCCTCTTTTCATACTTGATAGATTACTTGAGATGATCTATATGAATGTTGGCAATCCTAATGGTCAACATAGAGAGCAGGCTGCAGCTTTAGCACTCAACTTGTTCAATCCTGAATGGATAACAG GCACACCGATATCCACAACTGAGTTAGAAGAGCTAAAATCCTCGTTTCGGAACAAAAAGTGCCTTCATATCCTTGATGTTTTCAGGCAAAGCCTACTTCACCAAGAACCTCAACAAAATCTTATGTTCCCACTTAAATCTCGGTGGCAGATATGTGATAAACTTCTACCAGGGCGTTTTAAGAAATGGTATCAATCAAACATACATTCAAAAAGAAAACAAACGCATAGACAAGTTATACACAAGGTAACAGAACTAAGAGAGTCGGGAATAAAGTTCAAGAAACGAAGTACTAACCATTTTTGGGACATTAAGTTCAACAAAGGAGTTATTGAAATCCCTTCCATATGGATACAAGATGGTACAATGTCGATTCTACTCAATTTAGCCGCTTTTGAACACTGTCACCTGAATATCACTGATTCTGTAATTGCTTCCTATGCTATCTTCATGGAATGCTTGATAAAGTCCCCCGAAGATGTGAGCTACCTCCATCGGCATGGAATTATACAGCATCTCCTTGGCCATGATGGTGAAGTCGTCAACATGTTCAAAAGCGTGTCCAAGGAAATGCTAACTGATGCACATAGTAACCGTTATGCAAAGCTAGCTGAAGAAGTGAATGCATATTGTTATCAAAGAAGAAACAAATGGAGAGCAAGTCTTATACACAACTATTTCAACAATCCTTGGGCTATCATCTCACTTGTAGCTGCTTTTATTTTGTTGATGCTTACTGCCACACAGACTATCTATGCAGTCTATTCCTTTTACAGTCCAACCTCCGGAAAAAATGGAAAACAATTGTAA
- the LOC141594151 gene encoding uncharacterized protein LOC141594151 yields the protein MTEGHVNIPKFGDWEGGEAVQYTEYLDNNAEKTKNMLPGLNPVVPQMSQDAGRGPAVANQEGQERPSLVAQAPAHSEDNLQPGTEAAQRNQAASIPCFGRWKKDHSQASIPYLLVLIKFLGIFINF from the exons ATGACT GAGGGTCACGTCAACATACCTAAGTTTGGTGATTGGGAGGGAGGAGAAGCGGTTCAGTACACCGAATATTTGGACAATAATGCAGAGAAAACAAAGAACATGCTGCCAGGACTGAACCCGGTTGTGCCTCAAATGAGCCAGGATGCTGGCCGTGGTCCAGCTGTAGCTAATCAAGAAGGACAAGAAAGACCATCTCTGGTGGCTCAAGCGCCAGCCCATTCGGAAGACAATCTTCAGCCTGGAACTGAAGCTGCTCAACGAAATCAAGCT GCAAGCATTCCATGCTTTGGTCGATGGAAGAAAGATCATTCTCAGGCAAGCATTCCATACTTGTTGGTTCTCATCAAATTTCTGGGTATCTTCATTAATTTTTAA